TATTTTTTTGTGACGCTCTAACGCAATACCATCAAGCATTTCAGACGTCATGAAAAATATCTTTCAAAAATTTTTAACCCATAACTGTAACATTCTTTTCTCAACCCTCGTTTAACACATGGATCAAAATAATCCAGTAAACGGAAAACAAACTTATTAAAACGGAAATCATGCTTATGTTAAAAAACCACGCCCTCAAATTGGGATTGCTGGCTACTGCCGTATTTGGAGTTTCACTTGCTGCCTGCAGTGACGATGACGGACCTTCTGCAAGAAGTAAAAAATATGCGCTGACCAATGGTACTGCTACTACTGGCGAAGTGCTGTTCACTGAAAATGCTGACTCTTCCTTCAACGTGAAAGTCACATTAAACAAGTCTACTAAAGACACTACTTACTTCTTCAACATCATTAAAGGTTCTATTGGTACGCCAACAACCGACACGCTGTTGAAATTCACCGCATTCAAGAGCACGGCTACCGGTTCTGTTGTGACTGCGTCTAAAACCAACATCAACAAAATTGTGTTGCCTGGTCAGACAGCTGAAACTAAGTTCACTTATGACTCTGTACTGAAGTACCGTTCATTTGCGATCATCAGCTTTAAGAAAGCATCTGGCGCTGACAGCGTATCTGCTAAAGGTAACCTGTACCAGCCGCAATAAGCGATACTGGAAGTAGTTAAACGGAACAAACTCTTTTTCATCCAGTACGATTTCCCCAAAAAATAATAGCCGGAAATATTTCCGGCTATTATTATGATTGTCATCGTCGAAGGACATGGCTAACGGGAGTTACCCGGTTAAAACATGTTCTGCGTGCGACGATCTTTTTTTTGAGGTCGCATTAATTGCGCAACACCTTAAATTCAGTTCGCCTGTTCAGCTGTCGACCGTCAGGGTTGTCTTTGCCGTTAGGCTGGTTGTTGGGGGCAATCGGTTTGGACTCACCATAACCTTTACTTTCGAGCCTGTTTCGGGCGATACCTTTACTGATAAGGTAGTTTACGCAAGCTTGCGCCCTTGCTTCTGACAGTTTGAGGTTATAAGCATCAGTGCCCTTACTGTCGGTATGTGCACTCAGCTCAATGGTGATGGCCGGGTTATCAATCATAATCTGGAGTAAGGTATCCAACACGACCAGCGACTGCGAACGCAGATCGGCCTTGTTGTAGTCGTAGAAAATATCTTTGAGGATAATCGCCTTGCCGATCTCATAACGATTCAGGCAAAGTGATGGGCTCATCAGCGTATCCATACGTTCGAGCGGATTCGTACTCACCTGCAGTGCTTTGGTGAAGTAGTTTTCTTTTTCCGCCAGTATTTTATAACGCTTTTTCATTTCCACTTCAAACGTGTACAGTCCCGATTCGTCGATTACCATCTGGTCGATCACTTTGTTAGCAACTGTATCCAGCAGTGTCACTTTAGTACCTGTAAGTGGCTGGCGTGTATCGCAGTCCAGCACCAGGCCGCCGAGCATTTTAGATTTACGTTTTACGCTGTAAATTTCCAGGCAGCACACCGATTCACGGTCGGAACTGATATATCCTTTACGCATACCGAGGTCGCTGTCTGCAGATGCATAATACACATCGTCCTTCTGCGAATTGAGCGGAGTGCCCATATTTTCAGGCACCGTCCAGTTGCCGAACTCTCCTTTACTTTGGAAGAAATCTAGTCCCCCAAAACCAATGCGGCCGTTCGTACTGAACACGAGCATCTTTGATTTAGGATCATAAAACGCCGCCTGCTCTTCATCTTTTGTGTTGATGGTGGTACCCATATTTTGCGCGGTGCCTATCTTTCCATCGATGATCGTACTGTACCAGAGGTCATATTTACCCATGCCGCCCGGGCGGTTCGATGCGAACACCAGGTACTTACCATCAGGGGTCGCAAAAGGTTCTTTGGAACTATAACCTGGCACGTTTACCGCAGCATCCAGCGGGGCTGGCTCGCTCCAGGTGTCACCCTGTTTCGCGCTTGTGTAAATCATTGCGTTCTTCACACCATCTTTTACGCTCCAACGGGTCAGGTACATCGTATTACCATCCGCGCTGAAAGCCGGCGTACCCTGTTCAAAACCTTTCGCTATAGGGATCTGCACTTTTTTTTCATTGCTGTAGGAGTCGTTCACACCGGCAGTCGCTTCGTAAATGTTATTCACGAACGGTGTATTCTTTTTCTCCAATTCAGACTGGTCCAGCCGTGAAGAGGTAAAGTATAGTGTGCTAGTATTCGGCTGTGCGGCCGCATAGTTCGCCCCACCCTGGTTAATATTTCCGGCCATCTTTTGCACTTCAAAACGGGATGGCTTCTTCATTTCGTTCGATGCAAATTCGCAGTTCGCTATCTCGAGGTTTGCGCGGTTCGCGTAATCGTCCAGTGTTTTATATTCCTGCTTAAACTGCTGAAACTGACTGAGCGCCTCGTCATACTTCGCATTGGCGCGAAGGCTTACGCCATACCAGAACCGCGCTAGCGGAAACATCGTTGTTGCTTCCGGCTGCGCCAGCACTTCTGCGTACGTCTTTTCCGCATTACCATAATCGAAATACATACGGTAGGATTCTGCCAGCTTGTATACCATCTGTTCATGGTCCTTAAACGCCTTGCCTTTTTTGGGTGTTCGTTTTTCCGGCAGATATGGCTTTACTTCCAGCTTCGT
This genomic interval from Chitinophaga horti contains the following:
- a CDS encoding OmpA family protein, whose amino-acid sequence is MKKITRIWLLLLLIPGPYVNAQYVMDYKRTADNYFESKDYYSAAQYYTRALGGYKSTKLEVKPYLPEKRTPKKGKAFKDHEQMVYKLAESYRMYFDYGNAEKTYAEVLAQPEATTMFPLARFWYGVSLRANAKYDEALSQFQQFKQEYKTLDDYANRANLEIANCEFASNEMKKPSRFEVQKMAGNINQGGANYAAAQPNTSTLYFTSSRLDQSELEKKNTPFVNNIYEATAGVNDSYSNEKKVQIPIAKGFEQGTPAFSADGNTMYLTRWSVKDGVKNAMIYTSAKQGDTWSEPAPLDAAVNVPGYSSKEPFATPDGKYLVFASNRPGGMGKYDLWYSTIIDGKIGTAQNMGTTINTKDEEQAAFYDPKSKMLVFSTNGRIGFGGLDFFQSKGEFGNWTVPENMGTPLNSQKDDVYYASADSDLGMRKGYISSDRESVCCLEIYSVKRKSKMLGGLVLDCDTRQPLTGTKVTLLDTVANKVIDQMVIDESGLYTFEVEMKKRYKILAEKENYFTKALQVSTNPLERMDTLMSPSLCLNRYEIGKAIILKDIFYDYNKADLRSQSLVVLDTLLQIMIDNPAITIELSAHTDSKGTDAYNLKLSEARAQACVNYLISKGIARNRLESKGYGESKPIAPNNQPNGKDNPDGRQLNRRTEFKVLRN